A window of the Bacillus sp. E(2018) genome harbors these coding sequences:
- a CDS encoding LLM class flavin-dependent oxidoreductase: MKLSILDQSPISSGQHAQEALQASLQLAIEGEKLGYTRYWIAEHHNFSGLSCSAPEVMLSYIGANTKKIRLGAGAVLLPHYKPYRVAETYNMLATLFPDRIDLGIGRAPGGSAEASIALSNNYLDNVRKVPELTKQLLHFLRNDFPKDSMFSKIQATPVPETSPVPWILGTSKKSADLASRYGTAYAFGHFMSDKPGPGIVASYQKSFQPNPSLKLAKTIVAVSVICAETTEHAEELALAGILWRKQNASGEGNGVPSIEEAHLSFSIEEREQFKSEAKRKMIIGNPQEVKRELYRLEELYKADEMMIVTITHSYEDRIKSYELIANHVLST; the protein is encoded by the coding sequence ATGAAATTAAGCATACTCGATCAATCCCCAATCTCATCCGGTCAACATGCACAAGAAGCTCTTCAAGCTTCTTTGCAACTGGCAATAGAGGGGGAAAAGCTAGGCTATACCCGTTATTGGATCGCAGAACATCATAATTTTAGCGGCTTATCTTGTTCAGCGCCAGAAGTGATGCTGAGCTATATAGGGGCAAACACAAAAAAGATTCGACTCGGCGCAGGAGCTGTGCTTTTACCGCATTATAAACCATACAGAGTTGCGGAAACCTATAACATGCTTGCTACTCTTTTTCCAGATAGAATCGATCTTGGTATCGGTCGTGCTCCTGGGGGATCGGCAGAAGCGTCGATCGCTCTTTCGAACAATTACCTGGACAATGTTCGAAAAGTACCTGAATTGACTAAACAACTGCTGCATTTTCTGCGTAATGATTTTCCAAAAGACAGTATGTTTTCTAAAATACAGGCGACTCCAGTTCCTGAAACCTCGCCTGTTCCATGGATACTTGGAACAAGCAAAAAAAGTGCTGATTTAGCTTCAAGATATGGAACAGCCTATGCATTTGGTCATTTTATGAGTGATAAACCAGGACCAGGAATCGTAGCTTCTTATCAAAAATCATTTCAACCGAATCCCTCATTAAAATTAGCGAAAACGATCGTTGCTGTGTCTGTGATCTGTGCAGAGACAACAGAGCACGCGGAGGAACTTGCATTAGCAGGAATTCTTTGGAGAAAACAAAATGCTTCTGGTGAAGGAAATGGTGTTCCATCCATAGAAGAAGCACACCTCTCTTTTTCAATAGAAGAAAGAGAACAATTCAAATCAGAAGCAAAAAGAAAAATGATTATCGGTAACCCACAAGAGGTAAAGAGAGAACTATATAGACTTGAAGAATTGTATAAAGCAGATGAGATGATGATTGTGACGATCACCCACTCTTATGAGGACCGAATAAAGTCATACGAATTAATAGCCAACCATGTCCTTTCCACATGA
- a CDS encoding DinB family protein yields MMEKSLQLHQFNSWANERVFDTLKELPTEMYRKEVESVFPTIADVLVHMYQVDYVWLQVLKGETFDDIFNSLKQLHEELNGADLQNMHMKFQTMSEDYEHFINGKEDLSADITVHHPHFGTLNSNYDDLIQHIVNHGTYHRGHLSAIVNQLGYKGASIDYIFYLYSLQEKKQTS; encoded by the coding sequence ATGATGGAAAAATCGCTACAGCTCCACCAATTCAACTCTTGGGCCAATGAAAGAGTCTTTGACACACTAAAAGAACTTCCAACCGAAATGTACAGAAAAGAGGTAGAAAGTGTCTTTCCTACGATCGCTGATGTTCTTGTTCACATGTATCAAGTTGATTATGTTTGGCTACAGGTACTAAAAGGTGAAACTTTCGATGATATTTTTAACTCCTTAAAACAGCTACACGAAGAATTAAATGGTGCTGATCTACAAAATATGCATATGAAGTTTCAAACCATGTCTGAAGACTACGAGCACTTCATCAATGGAAAAGAAGATTTATCTGCAGATATTACTGTTCATCACCCACACTTTGGAACACTAAATTCAAACTATGATGACCTTATTCAGCACATTGTAAATCATGGCACGTATCATCGAGGTCATTTATCGGCAATCGTCAATCAGCTCGGGTATAAAGGAGCGTCAATCGATTATATTTTTTATCTTTATTCGCTACAAGAAAAAAAGCAAACTTCATAA
- a CDS encoding CsbD family protein has translation MKNDTMEGKWKQLKGEAKKQWGNLTDDDYDQAQGDREKMIGKIQERHGRKREEAEREYDDWYSRMEQY, from the coding sequence ATGAAAAACGATACAATGGAAGGCAAATGGAAACAGTTAAAAGGTGAAGCGAAGAAACAATGGGGCAACTTGACAGATGATGATTACGATCAAGCACAAGGTGACCGTGAAAAAATGATCGGTAAGATTCAGGAAAGACACGGAAGAAAACGTGAAGAAGCAGAGCGTGAATACGACGATTGGTACAGCAGAATGGAGCAATATTAA
- a CDS encoding HDOD domain-containing protein gives MDIFIGRQPILDKEENVVAYELLYRNSENNRYDGLDHDSATIDVMVNSFAGIGIKEVGERKKCFINFTENLLLNRIPTYISPQYIVVEILEDVRLTDEVLEVCKELKNKGYIIALDDVSVNRNLDRVLPYIDIIKVDYLLMDVHEMKVMIETYREQITFLAEKIETREQFEEAKELGFEYFQGYFFSRPVILQGKDIAPIPTNYLLLLEKLNGSDPDIHEISSLIQRDLSLSYKLLKVMNSGTYFFKSKITTIKQAVVLVGLYEIKKLVMILMMSSLNRVDNQLEIVKMSLTRAFFFERISKYVGVSKNHLYMFGMFSLIDTLLSKNMQDVIADLPITNELAEALLGNKDSYNLALHIVQGLERGSWLEIQSISHTINLTEAELYTHYRASTLSADKFVKADTEVKV, from the coding sequence ATGGATATTTTTATTGGCAGACAACCGATCTTAGACAAAGAAGAGAACGTTGTTGCTTATGAACTTTTATATAGAAATAGTGAGAATAATAGGTATGATGGATTGGATCATGACAGCGCCACGATCGATGTGATGGTGAATAGTTTTGCGGGAATCGGAATTAAAGAAGTCGGTGAACGCAAGAAATGTTTTATAAACTTTACGGAGAATTTGTTGTTAAATCGGATTCCTACATATATTTCACCTCAATATATCGTCGTTGAGATTTTAGAAGATGTTCGGTTAACGGATGAAGTGCTTGAGGTCTGTAAAGAATTGAAGAATAAAGGATATATTATTGCGCTGGATGATGTTTCGGTAAACCGGAACTTAGATAGAGTTCTGCCTTATATCGATATTATAAAAGTAGATTATTTATTAATGGATGTCCACGAGATGAAGGTCATGATTGAAACATATCGGGAGCAGATTACATTTCTAGCAGAAAAGATCGAAACGCGGGAACAGTTTGAAGAAGCCAAAGAGCTAGGATTTGAGTATTTTCAAGGCTACTTCTTTAGTAGACCCGTTATATTGCAAGGAAAGGACATCGCTCCTATTCCTACGAACTATCTTCTGCTATTAGAAAAGTTGAATGGTTCCGATCCAGATATCCATGAGATCAGCAGCTTGATCCAACGAGATCTCTCACTTTCGTATAAGCTATTAAAAGTGATGAACTCTGGTACTTACTTTTTCAAAAGCAAGATTACAACGATCAAACAAGCTGTCGTCCTAGTTGGACTATACGAGATTAAGAAGCTCGTGATGATTCTGATGATGTCTAGCTTGAATAGAGTGGATAATCAGTTAGAGATCGTTAAGATGAGTCTTACTCGTGCTTTCTTTTTTGAACGCATCTCAAAATACGTAGGTGTATCTAAGAACCACCTCTACATGTTCGGAATGTTTTCCCTTATCGATACTTTGTTGAGTAAAAACATGCAAGATGTAATCGCTGACCTACCAATTACAAATGAACTTGCAGAAGCTCTTTTAGGCAACAAAGATTCTTATAATCTTGCTCTGCATATTGTACAAGGTTTAGAGAGAGGTTCATGGCTGGAAATTCAGTCGATAAGCCACACGATCAACCTGACAGAAGCGGAACTCTATACGCATTACCGTGCAAGTACATTATCTGCCGACAAATTTGTAAAAGCGGATACAGAAGTGAAAGTCTAG
- the smpB gene encoding SsrA-binding protein SmpB produces MPKGEGKVVAQNKKARHDYHVEETFEAGIVLQGTEIKSIRAGRANLKDSFARVQNGELFLHNMHISTYEQGNRYNHDPLRTRKLLLHRKEINKLLGATKEQGYSIVPLKMYLKNGFAKLLIGLAKGKKHYDKRDDLKKKDAKREIERAFRDRQKA; encoded by the coding sequence ATGCCAAAAGGAGAAGGGAAAGTAGTCGCACAGAATAAGAAAGCGCGGCACGATTACCACGTCGAAGAAACATTTGAAGCAGGAATTGTCCTTCAGGGCACGGAGATCAAATCCATTCGCGCAGGCAGGGCAAATTTAAAAGATTCTTTCGCACGTGTGCAAAATGGCGAGTTGTTTCTACACAACATGCACATCAGCACATACGAGCAAGGAAACCGGTACAACCATGATCCACTTCGTACGCGTAAGTTGCTTTTACACCGCAAAGAGATCAACAAGCTGTTAGGTGCAACAAAAGAACAAGGATATTCAATTGTTCCTTTGAAGATGTATCTGAAGAATGGTTTTGCGAAGCTTTTGATTGGACTTGCAAAAGGGAAGAAGCATTACGACAAGCGTGACGATCTGAAGAAAAAGGATGCGAAGCGAGAGATCGAACGTGCATTCCGAGATCGCCAGAAAGCATAA
- a CDS encoding MarR family transcriptional regulator encodes MSQLSIKELVDRYIDLTFAVHKKGESLVKEQLQSELSNDQFYTLKYIYKTENCTSTELAKVFDVKKSAITAVITKLWDQDLIERTRDQNDRRVVYLTLTEAGLELYKKTEERIYNLVESIITQFEEQEIKQFIETYEKINNILTILQEKQ; translated from the coding sequence ATGTCACAACTATCCATTAAAGAACTTGTTGATCGTTATATTGATCTCACATTTGCCGTTCACAAAAAAGGGGAGTCCCTCGTAAAAGAACAGCTGCAGAGTGAACTTTCTAATGATCAATTTTATACATTGAAGTATATCTACAAGACAGAGAACTGCACATCAACCGAACTGGCGAAAGTATTTGATGTGAAAAAAAGCGCGATTACAGCTGTGATCACAAAATTGTGGGATCAAGACTTGATTGAGAGAACGAGAGATCAAAATGATCGCCGCGTCGTTTATCTCACATTAACAGAAGCGGGACTCGAGCTTTACAAAAAAACAGAAGAGAGAATCTATAACTTAGTAGAATCCATCATTACTCAGTTTGAAGAGCAAGAAATCAAACAATTTATTGAAACGTATGAAAAGATCAATAACATTTTAACAATACTTCAAGAAAAACAATAA
- a CDS encoding nuclease-related domain-containing protein, with the protein MIIKKRTKPIKLFKFEALFRRIALEHPKRQIASELYAKSMAGYRGERSLDFPLSFLTEQKYHIFHDLRLYDGTHYFQIDCLLLSSKFMIIIEVKNITGTLIFDSIFNQLIRINDNKDETAFSSPVVQVNRQVEQLQKWLKLQKFHSMPIEPLVIIGNDKSVIKSTEKEKSQNLSQFVLPYYVLPEKIKELEIKHTTHLLTDECHRTLSNQLLLQHTPLEFNILQRFQIPESELIKGIQCTNCKFFSMQRSFGTWACKRCMSASKDSHIHALRDYYLLIGDTINNRQMNDFLHINSPHITKHLLKSLCSTTIGTNKGRKYELSFDFE; encoded by the coding sequence TTGATCATCAAAAAACGAACAAAGCCGATCAAATTATTTAAGTTTGAGGCGCTATTTAGGCGAATTGCTCTCGAGCACCCAAAAAGGCAAATCGCTTCTGAACTATATGCAAAAAGTATGGCAGGATATCGCGGTGAGCGTTCTTTAGATTTCCCGCTGAGTTTTTTAACCGAACAAAAATACCATATCTTTCATGACCTCCGTCTTTATGATGGTACACATTACTTCCAAATTGATTGCCTTCTCTTATCCTCAAAATTCATGATTATCATCGAAGTGAAAAACATAACAGGAACACTTATTTTTGACTCTATTTTCAATCAGTTAATACGGATCAACGATAACAAGGATGAAACAGCATTCAGCAGCCCAGTTGTCCAAGTAAATAGACAAGTGGAGCAACTTCAAAAGTGGCTTAAGCTTCAGAAATTCCACTCCATGCCTATTGAGCCGCTTGTAATCATCGGAAATGATAAATCCGTAATCAAGTCCACTGAAAAAGAAAAATCACAAAACCTCTCGCAGTTCGTATTACCCTACTATGTTTTACCTGAAAAAATAAAAGAACTTGAGATAAAGCACACAACTCATCTCCTTACTGACGAATGTCATCGTACCCTCTCCAACCAACTTCTGTTACAACACACCCCACTCGAATTCAATATCCTTCAACGTTTCCAAATCCCAGAAAGCGAATTAATAAAAGGAATACAGTGCACGAACTGTAAATTCTTTAGTATGCAGAGATCGTTTGGCACGTGGGCTTGTAAAAGATGCATGTCTGCTTCTAAAGACTCGCATATACATGCCTTACGTGATTATTATCTTTTGATTGGCGATACGATCAATAATCGGCAAATGAATGACTTCCTCCATATCAACTCACCTCATATAACGAAACACCTTTTAAAATCACTATGTTCTACAACAATCGGAACGAATAAAGGAAGAAAATATGAACTATCCTTCGATTTTGAATAA
- a CDS encoding LLM class flavin-dependent oxidoreductase, protein MSNKKSLSDVKWSVLDLAPVVEGGTVTESFQNTLDLAQHAEKWGYNRYWLAEHHNMPGIASSATSVVIGHVAGGTSKIRVGSGGIMLPNHAPLVIAEQFGTLDALYPGRIDLGLGRAPGTDQVTAQALRRDLGNMGDDFPYQLDELRTYLDPERAESPMKVRAVPGEGQDIPIWLLGSSGFSARLAGREGLPFAFASHFSPDNTIPALELYRNTFTPSEVLEQPYAMVGANVVIADTDEEAARIATSLQQQFVNLVRGNPTKLKPPVESMDGIWSPYEKAALDQQLRTSFIGSPETVKAKLQAFLDETQADEIIVNGQIYDHAARLRSFQLLSEIVK, encoded by the coding sequence ATGTCCAATAAAAAAAGTTTGAGTGATGTAAAATGGTCAGTTCTTGACCTAGCACCAGTCGTTGAAGGTGGAACGGTAACTGAATCGTTTCAGAATACGTTAGATCTCGCTCAGCATGCTGAAAAATGGGGATACAACCGCTATTGGTTAGCTGAACATCATAATATGCCCGGAATCGCGAGTTCTGCTACTTCGGTCGTAATTGGTCATGTGGCAGGAGGTACGTCTAAAATTCGAGTTGGCTCTGGTGGGATCATGCTTCCTAACCACGCACCGCTCGTGATTGCTGAACAATTCGGTACTCTCGATGCCCTGTATCCAGGTAGAATCGACCTCGGTCTAGGCCGCGCACCCGGAACAGACCAGGTAACAGCACAAGCACTTCGCCGTGATCTGGGCAACATGGGTGATGATTTCCCGTATCAGCTAGATGAGCTGCGTACCTATCTGGATCCAGAACGAGCAGAATCACCGATGAAAGTTAGAGCGGTTCCTGGAGAAGGACAAGATATTCCAATCTGGCTTTTAGGTTCAAGCGGATTCAGTGCACGATTGGCAGGTAGAGAAGGACTGCCGTTTGCATTTGCGAGTCATTTTTCGCCAGATAACACGATTCCTGCTCTAGAGCTATACCGCAATACATTTACACCATCAGAAGTACTTGAGCAACCGTATGCGATGGTTGGAGCGAACGTTGTGATCGCAGATACTGACGAGGAAGCTGCACGAATCGCTACATCCCTGCAGCAGCAGTTCGTCAACTTAGTGCGCGGAAACCCAACGAAGCTGAAGCCTCCTGTTGAGAGCATGGACGGCATCTGGAGTCCGTATGAAAAAGCGGCACTCGACCAACAATTACGCACATCCTTTATTGGTAGTCCTGAAACGGTTAAAGCTAAACTACAAGCGTTCTTGGACGAAACACAAGCTGATGAGATCATCGTAAATGGTCAAATTTACGACCATGCTGCAAGATTGCGCTCATTCCAGTTATTATCAGAGATCGTAAAATAG
- a CDS encoding undecaprenyl-diphosphate phosphatase encodes MDILLLLKALILGIVEGLTEFAPVSSTGHMILVDDMWLKSQDFLGKYPANTFKVVIQLGSILAVIVVFRQRFIDMLGLSRNKATNEITGSRLKLTQVIVGLLPAGVLGLLFEDYIDEYLFTTNTVLIGLAIGAVLMIFADRFAAKNQNPVIDTVDQITYKQAFSIGLIQCLSLWPGFSRSGATISGGVLLGLSHRAAADFTFIMAVPIMAGASGISLLKNLEYFSMDAMPFFVVGFISAFVFAMLSIRFFLNVIEKVKLTPFAIYRLVLVAVIFFVIM; translated from the coding sequence ATGGACATCCTATTGTTATTAAAAGCCCTTATTTTAGGGATTGTTGAAGGTTTAACGGAGTTTGCTCCTGTATCATCTACAGGACATATGATTCTTGTCGATGACATGTGGTTAAAATCACAAGACTTTTTAGGTAAATATCCTGCAAATACATTCAAAGTTGTCATCCAGCTTGGTTCGATTTTGGCCGTAATTGTTGTCTTTAGACAGCGATTCATCGATATGCTAGGACTTAGCAGAAACAAAGCAACAAATGAAATCACAGGTAGCCGTTTAAAATTAACGCAAGTCATTGTAGGACTCTTGCCGGCAGGTGTTCTAGGGCTGTTGTTCGAAGATTATATCGACGAGTACCTTTTCACGACTAACACTGTGCTTATCGGCCTCGCAATTGGAGCAGTTCTTATGATTTTTGCCGATCGCTTTGCTGCTAAAAATCAAAACCCTGTAATTGATACAGTAGATCAGATTACGTACAAACAAGCTTTCTCGATCGGATTGATTCAGTGTTTATCTCTCTGGCCAGGATTTTCACGTTCAGGTGCTACGATTTCAGGCGGTGTCCTTCTAGGGCTTAGTCACCGTGCTGCAGCTGATTTCACATTCATTATGGCTGTTCCGATCATGGCTGGTGCGAGTGGGATCTCCCTATTAAAGAACTTAGAATATTTTAGTATGGATGCTATGCCGTTCTTTGTAGTTGGATTTATTAGTGCGTTTGTATTCGCTATGTTATCAATTCGTTTCTTCTTAAATGTTATTGAAAAAGTTAAGCTAACGCCATTTGCGATTTATCGTCTAGTGCTAGTAGCTGTTATCTTTTTTGTGATCATGTAA
- a CDS encoding general stress protein: MDTHGKVVGVFRSEDDAIDAIKELRDQGYSDDEISVIAKDKKEVKHIQEKTGSKAPEGAATGMATGGILGGIGGLLLGAGALAIPGIGPIVAAGPIAAALGGAAVGAGAGGIVGALVGLGIPENEAKEYEQSVEAGDILVLVDTNEVSRHRQVNDTFRTYRSTNAHRYEDSYSNKY, from the coding sequence ATGGATACTCATGGTAAAGTAGTTGGCGTTTTCCGTTCAGAAGATGATGCGATTGATGCGATAAAAGAACTGAGAGACCAAGGTTATAGTGATGACGAAATCTCAGTGATCGCAAAAGACAAAAAAGAAGTAAAACACATTCAAGAAAAAACCGGCTCAAAAGCTCCTGAAGGGGCTGCTACAGGAATGGCCACAGGTGGCATTCTAGGTGGAATTGGCGGGCTATTATTAGGTGCAGGCGCACTTGCAATTCCAGGAATCGGCCCGATTGTAGCCGCAGGACCGATTGCTGCAGCACTAGGTGGAGCAGCTGTAGGAGCTGGAGCAGGCGGAATCGTAGGAGCTCTAGTAGGATTAGGAATACCTGAAAATGAAGCGAAAGAATATGAACAATCTGTTGAAGCTGGGGACATCCTTGTTCTCGTTGATACGAATGAAGTTAGTCGACATAGGCAAGTTAATGATACATTCCGTACGTACCGTTCCACAAACGCACATCGTTATGAAGATTCATATTCCAACAAATATTAA
- a CDS encoding M42 family metallopeptidase, which produces MDLLKELTETNGAPGFEKAIREIMKREISKTGATLMNDHIGSVFGEKHGSTNDGPKILLAGHMDEVGFMVSEITEQGYLRFVPLGGWWSQVLLAQRVHVQTKTKTFTGVVGSKAPHILTADERNRVYPMKEMFIDIGAKDKDQVKEWGIRVGDPILPICPFELMPDGDTILAKALDNRAGCYTALQVLEQLQNVKHPNTVYCGATVQEEVGLRGAITAPAIMEPDVAIALDVGVAEDGPGGNANKAKLGKGPLITFLDSSMIPHTGFRDLIIEVAEKHNIPYQVDVMLGGGTDAGKFHLFKKGIPSLVVGVAARYIHSHTSMISKSDLENSAKLLVELVKVLDKEKLHSLLEY; this is translated from the coding sequence ATGGACTTATTAAAAGAATTAACCGAAACGAATGGTGCTCCTGGTTTTGAAAAAGCGATTCGAGAGATTATGAAGCGCGAGATCAGCAAAACAGGTGCCACATTAATGAACGACCATATTGGCAGTGTATTTGGTGAAAAACACGGATCTACGAATGACGGTCCTAAAATACTTCTTGCAGGCCACATGGACGAAGTCGGATTTATGGTCAGTGAGATTACAGAGCAAGGGTATTTGCGCTTCGTTCCATTAGGAGGTTGGTGGTCACAAGTTCTTCTCGCACAGCGTGTCCATGTTCAGACGAAAACTAAGACATTCACGGGTGTCGTTGGATCAAAGGCACCTCATATCTTAACAGCCGATGAACGAAACCGGGTGTACCCGATGAAAGAGATGTTTATTGATATTGGTGCAAAGGATAAAGACCAAGTGAAGGAGTGGGGAATTAGAGTAGGTGATCCGATCCTTCCGATATGCCCCTTTGAACTGATGCCTGACGGTGACACCATTCTTGCTAAAGCACTCGATAATCGAGCAGGCTGTTATACCGCTCTTCAGGTACTAGAACAGCTTCAAAACGTCAAGCACCCAAACACCGTCTATTGTGGTGCGACCGTTCAAGAAGAAGTGGGGCTTAGAGGAGCCATTACAGCACCTGCGATCATGGAACCAGATGTCGCGATCGCACTCGATGTAGGCGTTGCAGAAGATGGTCCTGGTGGGAACGCGAACAAAGCGAAGCTCGGAAAGGGGCCACTCATTACGTTCCTCGATTCGTCCATGATTCCGCACACCGGTTTTCGGGACTTAATCATCGAGGTTGCTGAGAAACATAACATCCCTTACCAAGTAGACGTGATGCTTGGCGGAGGAACGGATGCGGGTAAGTTCCATCTATTCAAAAAGGGTATCCCAAGTCTTGTAGTGGGAGTTGCGGCGCGATACATCCACAGTCATACATCCATGATCAGTAAAAGCGACCTAGAAAATAGTGCAAAGCTTTTAGTAGAGCTCGTGAAGGTTTTAGATAAAGAAAAGCTTCATTCGCTTCTGGAATACTAA